From a region of the Thermodesulfobacteriota bacterium genome:
- the rplP gene encoding 50S ribosomal protein L16: protein MLQPARTKYRKQHKRRIRGSATKGASLAFGDFGLQSVECGRINARQIEAARIAITRHVKRGAKLWIRIFPHKPYTKKAAETRMGKGKGDVAGYISPVKRGTMLYEISGLPLDIATEALRLASHKLSVRTRIVSREGGVLQI, encoded by the coding sequence ATGCTTCAGCCAGCGCGAACTAAATATAGAAAACAGCACAAAAGAAGAATAAGGGGTTCTGCCACGAAGGGGGCAAGCCTTGCTTTTGGGGATTTTGGTCTTCAATCTGTTGAGTGTGGAAGGATAAATGCTAGGCAGATTGAAGCAGCCCGAATCGCTATTACCAGGCACGTAAAGAGAGGGGCGAAGCTGTGGATAAGAATATTTCCACATAAGCCATATACGAAAAAAGCCGCAGAGACTAGGATGGGTAAGGGAAAAGGTGATGTCGCTGGTTATATTTCCCCGGTAAAAAGAGGAACGATGCTTTATGAAATTAGTGGACTTCCTCTTGACATAGCGACTGAAGCCCTGAGGCTAGCTTCTCACAAGCTATCTGTTAGGACTCGAATTGTGTCTCGAGAAGGGGGTGTTCTTCAAATATGA
- the rpmC gene encoding 50S ribosomal protein L29, producing MSNADEIRELRDDELRRRENETRQELFNLRVQLATQQTTNVARVRKLRRDLARILTLITERKLDIRRNR from the coding sequence ATGAGTAATGCTGATGAGATTAGAGAGTTGCGTGACGACGAACTGAGAAGAAGGGAAAATGAAACTAGGCAAGAGCTTTTTAACCTGAGGGTTCAATTGGCGACACAGCAAACAACTAATGTTGCAAGGGTGAGGAAGTTAAGACGTGACCTTGCGAGAATTCTCACTTTAATAACTGAACGAAAACTAGATATCAGGAGAAATCGGTA